One window of the Doryrhamphus excisus isolate RoL2022-K1 chromosome 10, RoL_Dexc_1.0, whole genome shotgun sequence genome contains the following:
- the chchd6a gene encoding MICOS complex subunit mic25a isoform X2 — protein MGSGESTTRKVSFGVDDEERVRILRGVKLSEDVLQRMRGVANMPPPRVPPSTSSQKDTGTSFSAGSSTRSQQNSQQQTQSKTSKTAKVKEAQRKSELQQSILREMETGKEEVIKAMSRERKQTRQEAEKAKQLVQELQKKELQLKALDAFYKEQVALLEKKNMEIYEQSKQQFHHAASKTESHVSTDPVCSGLQAQILACYKENGQQTLRCSELAKEYMRCINAAKRNNQVNHG, from the exons ATGGGTTCAGGGGAAAGTACGACCAGAAAAGTATCTTTTGGTGTGGACGACGAGGAGAGAGTAAGGATTCTTCGTGGAGTCAAG CTTTCAGAAGATGTCCTCCAGCGGATGAGGGGAGTGGCCAACATGCCTCCGCCACGTGTGCCACCATCCACAAGTTCCCAAAAAGACACAG gTACCTCTTTCAGTGCCGGCTCCAGCACCCGATCCCAACAGAACTCACAGCAGCAGACCCAGTCCAAAACTAGCAAAACTGCAAAAGTCAAAGAAGCGCAGAGGAA gtCTGAGCTCCAACAGAGTATACTGAGGGAGATGGAGACAGGGAAGGAGGAGGTGATTAAAGCAATGAGCAGGGAGAGAAAACAAACACGCCAGGAAGCTGAGAAGGCCAAACAGTtg GTTCAGGAACTACAGAAGAAGGAGTTACAGCTGAAAGCACTGGATGCATTCTACAAGGAGCAGGTGGCGCTACTGGAGAAGAAg AACATGGAAATTTATGAACAGAGTAAGCAGCAGTTCCACCACGCTGCCTCCAAGACAGAATCACATGTGAG CACTGACCCCGTGTGTTCTGGCCTGCAAGCTCAGATCCTGGCGTGTTACAAAGAGAATGGCCAACAGACTTTAAGGTGCTCAGAACTGGCCAAAGAATACATGCGGTGCATCAATGCTGCAAAGAGG AACAACCAGGTCAACCatggatga
- the chchd6a gene encoding MICOS complex subunit mic25a isoform X3 yields the protein MGSGESTTRKVSFGVDDEERVRILRGVKLSEDVLQRMRGVANMPPPRVPPSTSSQKDTGTSFSAGSSTRSQQNSQQQTQSKTSKTAKVKEAQRKSELQQSILREMETGKEEVIKAMSRERKQTRQEAEKAKQLVQELQKKELQLKALDAFYKEQVALLEKKNMEIYEQSKQQFHHAASKTESHVRTTRSTMDEEEEE from the exons ATGGGTTCAGGGGAAAGTACGACCAGAAAAGTATCTTTTGGTGTGGACGACGAGGAGAGAGTAAGGATTCTTCGTGGAGTCAAG CTTTCAGAAGATGTCCTCCAGCGGATGAGGGGAGTGGCCAACATGCCTCCGCCACGTGTGCCACCATCCACAAGTTCCCAAAAAGACACAG gTACCTCTTTCAGTGCCGGCTCCAGCACCCGATCCCAACAGAACTCACAGCAGCAGACCCAGTCCAAAACTAGCAAAACTGCAAAAGTCAAAGAAGCGCAGAGGAA gtCTGAGCTCCAACAGAGTATACTGAGGGAGATGGAGACAGGGAAGGAGGAGGTGATTAAAGCAATGAGCAGGGAGAGAAAACAAACACGCCAGGAAGCTGAGAAGGCCAAACAGTtg GTTCAGGAACTACAGAAGAAGGAGTTACAGCTGAAAGCACTGGATGCATTCTACAAGGAGCAGGTGGCGCTACTGGAGAAGAAg AACATGGAAATTTATGAACAGAGTAAGCAGCAGTTCCACCACGCTGCCTCCAAGACAGAATCACATGTGAG AACAACCAGGTCAACCatggatgaagaagaagaagaatga
- the chchd6a gene encoding MICOS complex subunit mic25a isoform X1, producing the protein MGSGESTTRKVSFGVDDEERVRILRGVKLSEDVLQRMRGVANMPPPRVPPSTSSQKDTGTSFSAGSSTRSQQNSQQQTQSKTSKTAKVKEAQRKSELQQSILREMETGKEEVIKAMSRERKQTRQEAEKAKQLVQELQKKELQLKALDAFYKEQVALLEKKNMEIYEQSKQQFHHAASKTESHVRSRSTDPVCSGLQAQILACYKENGQQTLRCSELAKEYMRCINAAKRNNQVNHG; encoded by the exons ATGGGTTCAGGGGAAAGTACGACCAGAAAAGTATCTTTTGGTGTGGACGACGAGGAGAGAGTAAGGATTCTTCGTGGAGTCAAG CTTTCAGAAGATGTCCTCCAGCGGATGAGGGGAGTGGCCAACATGCCTCCGCCACGTGTGCCACCATCCACAAGTTCCCAAAAAGACACAG gTACCTCTTTCAGTGCCGGCTCCAGCACCCGATCCCAACAGAACTCACAGCAGCAGACCCAGTCCAAAACTAGCAAAACTGCAAAAGTCAAAGAAGCGCAGAGGAA gtCTGAGCTCCAACAGAGTATACTGAGGGAGATGGAGACAGGGAAGGAGGAGGTGATTAAAGCAATGAGCAGGGAGAGAAAACAAACACGCCAGGAAGCTGAGAAGGCCAAACAGTtg GTTCAGGAACTACAGAAGAAGGAGTTACAGCTGAAAGCACTGGATGCATTCTACAAGGAGCAGGTGGCGCTACTGGAGAAGAAg AACATGGAAATTTATGAACAGAGTAAGCAGCAGTTCCACCACGCTGCCTCCAAGACAGAATCACATGTGAG GTCTCGCAGCACTGACCCCGTGTGTTCTGGCCTGCAAGCTCAGATCCTGGCGTGTTACAAAGAGAATGGCCAACAGACTTTAAGGTGCTCAGAACTGGCCAAAGAATACATGCGGTGCATCAATGCTGCAAAGAGG AACAACCAGGTCAACCatggatga